The proteins below are encoded in one region of Thermodesulfovibrionales bacterium:
- a CDS encoding DsrE family protein, with amino-acid sequence MATKKLSFIVKSLPYKTEASRLALTHAIASQTVEIYLEDGDMVEPVLAFMGDGVLNCLKDQTAMNLYGVTSLEQHIKNSLLLDLKVIICKEDVEKFGLSEDALIMDAEDIGGETKASIAPFSEIMKEMDSSDHLLFF; translated from the coding sequence ATGGCAACAAAAAAACTTTCATTCATCGTGAAGAGTCTCCCCTATAAAACCGAGGCGTCGAGGCTCGCGTTAACACATGCCATCGCAAGTCAGACCGTAGAGATTTACCTGGAAGACGGTGACATGGTGGAACCGGTTCTCGCATTCATGGGTGATGGCGTGTTAAACTGTCTCAAGGACCAAACCGCCATGAACCTTTACGGAGTGACCAGTCTTGAGCAACATATAAAGAATTCGTTGCTCCTTGACTTAAAGGTGATAATCTGTAAAGAGGATGTGGAGAAGTTTGGTCTTTCCGAAGACGCATTGATTATGGATGCCGAAGATATCGGGGGAGAGACGAAGGCCAGCATCGCACCATTCAGCGAGATTATGAAGGAGATGGACTCTTCTGACCATCTCCTATTCTTTTAA
- a CDS encoding sulfurtransferase TusA family protein produces MGELSTATPTETLDVLGRVCPYPLVLTKKAMEKLPSGAVIKVLCDAPASAEDSIPRYAEKQGFKFESVRHEGYWELYIQKK; encoded by the coding sequence ATGGGAGAACTGAGCACTGCAACACCGACAGAAACACTTGATGTCCTTGGAAGGGTATGTCCATACCCTCTCGTCTTGACAAAAAAAGCGATGGAGAAATTGCCCAGTGGAGCCGTCATTAAGGTGTTATGTGATGCGCCTGCGTCGGCTGAGGACTCTATTCCAAGGTATGCGGAGAAACAGGGTTTCAAGTTCGAATCCGTGAGGCACGAGGGCTACTGGGAGCTGTACATACAGAAGAAGTAA
- a CDS encoding DsrE family protein — protein sequence MAKLTIGIFSSLVGSLSLDFAVKLSQAAIKKGHSVDFWLSGNATMLSKKGQRSFKDYSALQKPVQELLATGKFQITACEACAEARGFHKEDTMEGCKRHSMDWYLASCFSADRVLHIGGD from the coding sequence ATGGCCAAACTCACCATTGGTATTTTTTCATCACTTGTCGGTTCTCTCTCCCTCGATTTCGCGGTTAAACTCTCACAAGCCGCTATAAAGAAGGGACACTCAGTAGATTTCTGGCTGTCGGGGAACGCAACGATGCTTTCCAAGAAAGGCCAGCGGTCTTTTAAGGACTATTCTGCACTCCAAAAGCCCGTTCAGGAACTTTTGGCGACCGGGAAGTTTCAGATAACCGCGTGTGAGGCGTGTGCTGAGGCAAGGGGATTTCATAAGGAGGATACCATGGAGGGGTGCAAGCGCCACAGCATGGACTGGTACCTCGCAAGCTGCTTCAGTGCAGACAGGGTTCTCCACATAGGAGGTGATTAA
- the alaC gene encoding alanine transaminase: MLEFNRIKRLPPYVFAIVNALKMDARRKGEDIIDLGMGNPDLPTPKHIVDKLCEAANNPKNHRYSASRGITQLRIAITEWYKRRYDVDLDPETEVVATIGAKEGLSHLAYAILGPGDVVMTPTPAYPIHPYSAILAGAEVRYIPTGRGYNFFEEMEKAFKSSWPKPKMLTINFPHNPTTECIELDFFQKVVAFAKEHDIFVIHDFAYADLCFDGYRAPSFLQAHGAKDVGVEFFSLTKSYSMAGWRVGFCCGNREMVGALTKIKSYLDYGMFQPIQIASIIALRGPQDCVADIRKTYESRRNALIKGLHKDGWNLEPPKATMFVWAEIPEPFKKMGSLEFSKFLIKEAGVAVSPGIGFGEGGDDFIRFALVENEHRIRQAARGIRKALHGINPHR; the protein is encoded by the coding sequence ATGTTAGAATTCAACAGGATAAAAAGGCTTCCGCCATACGTTTTTGCCATCGTAAACGCCCTGAAGATGGACGCGAGGAGGAAGGGCGAGGACATCATAGACCTCGGCATGGGGAATCCCGACCTCCCGACACCAAAACATATCGTAGACAAGCTCTGTGAGGCGGCAAACAATCCGAAGAACCACCGCTACTCGGCATCACGGGGCATAACGCAGTTGCGAATCGCCATTACCGAATGGTACAAGCGGCGGTATGATGTCGACTTGGATCCCGAGACAGAGGTTGTCGCAACGATCGGGGCCAAAGAAGGATTAAGCCACCTCGCATACGCCATACTCGGTCCCGGCGACGTCGTCATGACACCGACCCCTGCTTATCCCATTCACCCCTACAGTGCGATCCTTGCAGGAGCCGAGGTGAGATATATCCCGACAGGGAGGGGCTATAATTTTTTCGAGGAGATGGAAAAGGCGTTCAAGTCGTCATGGCCCAAACCAAAGATGCTCACGATAAATTTCCCCCACAACCCCACAACGGAGTGCATTGAACTCGATTTCTTTCAGAAGGTCGTGGCATTCGCGAAGGAACACGATATCTTCGTGATCCATGATTTCGCCTATGCGGATCTCTGTTTTGACGGATACCGAGCCCCGAGCTTCCTCCAGGCTCACGGTGCTAAGGATGTTGGGGTCGAGTTCTTCTCGCTCACGAAGAGCTACTCCATGGCTGGATGGAGGGTCGGGTTCTGCTGCGGTAACAGGGAAATGGTCGGCGCTCTCACAAAGATTAAGAGTTATCTCGATTACGGGATGTTTCAGCCAATTCAGATCGCGAGCATCATCGCCCTCAGAGGGCCCCAGGATTGCGTTGCTGATATTCGAAAGACCTACGAGTCCCGGAGAAATGCCCTCATCAAGGGGCTTCATAAGGACGGCTGGAACCTCGAACCGCCCAAGGCGACGATGTTTGTGTGGGCAGAAATTCCGGAGCCGTTCAAGAAGATGGGTTCTCTCGAATTCAGCAAGTTCCTCATTAAGGAGGCCGGCGTCGCCGTCTCCCCCGGGATAGGCTTCGGCGAGGGCGGAGACGACTTCATACGATTTGCCCTCGTCGAAAACGAGCACAGGATACGGCAGGCCGCGCGGGGGATCAGAAAGGCTCTCCATGGAATCAATCCTCATCGTTGA
- a CDS encoding DsrH/TusB family sulfur metabolism protein, translated as MKLCVLVSDFRNMDDTLSRLKADKLGVFLVSNGVYHAALKEGGKKSSILEKSPHLYVLSEDLESRGFSESEIDTRVRSITYSGLVDLLFNEYEKIIWI; from the coding sequence ATGAAACTATGTGTGCTTGTCAGCGACTTCAGGAATATGGATGACACATTATCACGACTGAAGGCGGATAAACTCGGCGTCTTCCTCGTCAGCAACGGTGTATACCACGCAGCGCTAAAAGAGGGCGGCAAGAAATCTTCGATCCTGGAAAAATCTCCCCACCTCTACGTGCTCTCTGAAGACCTGGAGTCAAGGGGATTTTCCGAGAGTGAAATTGACACCAGAGTGAGATCCATAACATACAGCGGCCTCGTCGATTTGCTATTCAACGAATACGAAAAAATTATTTGGATTTAG
- a CDS encoding alpha/beta fold hydrolase produces MKLDTTIIEGSGDKPAVVFIHGLGMDQRIWVSPQESRLLGGRVPVSLLVSEKPERLDTNEQAEGRGFSFGTPPENLTTLFHDLKERGHTVITWNQQRPASGIRVAVSELRRVTTLYRDFCKSGIILIGHSRGGLIARAYLASGDDRVRSLLTLATPHKGSRMALWATYLSPVAALLNQLLFEPEKGTVSYTIKRIAEFLSSRAVKELLPDALFFRSLNDKPIEGVRYFSAGGKDPKLFSLYRMVPNGVEEDGMKPQEVLSFPQVFENVIPERFLPDEMKNGKGDGLVSLESSRLPWDHEHRIFAVNHAGILFHETVRSEVMNFLERRGLRS; encoded by the coding sequence ATGAAACTCGACACGACAATCATCGAGGGATCCGGAGACAAGCCTGCCGTTGTCTTCATCCACGGGCTCGGAATGGACCAGCGAATATGGGTATCCCCGCAAGAGTCGAGGCTGCTCGGCGGCAGGGTTCCGGTCAGTCTGCTTGTCAGCGAAAAACCCGAGAGACTAGACACGAATGAACAGGCTGAAGGGAGGGGATTTTCCTTCGGCACCCCCCCCGAGAACCTCACGACGCTCTTTCACGACCTCAAAGAACGGGGGCATACGGTCATCACGTGGAACCAGCAGCGACCAGCATCCGGCATACGAGTGGCGGTCTCGGAACTGCGGCGTGTCACGACACTCTACAGGGATTTCTGCAAGTCAGGGATAATCCTTATCGGCCACAGCAGGGGCGGTCTCATCGCGCGGGCGTACCTCGCCTCCGGAGACGACCGGGTGAGGAGCCTGCTCACGCTTGCGACGCCCCACAAGGGGAGCAGAATGGCCCTATGGGCAACTTACCTCTCGCCAGTAGCCGCTCTTCTGAACCAGCTTCTGTTCGAGCCGGAGAAGGGAACCGTATCATATACCATAAAGAGGATCGCTGAATTTCTCTCGAGCCGGGCGGTCAAAGAGTTGCTTCCCGATGCCCTCTTCTTCAGGTCCCTCAATGATAAGCCGATCGAAGGAGTACGGTACTTTTCGGCAGGGGGGAAAGACCCGAAGCTCTTTTCTCTTTATCGGATGGTACCAAATGGGGTGGAAGAAGACGGAATGAAACCACAGGAGGTTCTTTCCTTTCCTCAAGTTTTTGAGAACGTCATCCCGGAAAGGTTTCTCCCGGACGAGATGAAGAACGGGAAGGGAGATGGCCTCGTCTCTCTTGAGAGCTCAAGACTTCCCTGGGACCATGAACATCGGATCTTTGCCGTCAATCATGCCGGGATACTCTTTCATGAAACGGTGAGATCGGAAGTGATGAATTTCCTGGAGCGCAGAGGTCTTCGTTCTTAG